A region of Streptomyces paludis DNA encodes the following proteins:
- a CDS encoding helix-turn-helix domain-containing protein, with amino-acid sequence MSEPRSAPTIGQLVLGRQLKSLREKSGLSREQAGKLLRVTAATVRRMEMAEVALKIPYVQLLLPAYGLDPEETEVFLRLADEANKPGWWQRFHDVLPDWFSGYVSLEEAARTIRAYEPHFVPGLLQTEEYARHVLTSGSIGRTVDRDRVERHVALRLERQSLLERPDAPAFWAVLDETVLRRAVGSTAVMRAQLDRLLEAIEMPRVTLQIATFATGPHPGTYSPFVLFRFGIPEVRDMVYIEYLTGALYLDEESEVLAHMQAMDRMVTHAEPATRTKELLTGFRAELDR; translated from the coding sequence GTGAGCGAGCCCCGGTCCGCCCCGACGATCGGACAGCTCGTCCTGGGACGGCAGTTGAAGTCACTGCGCGAGAAGTCGGGGCTCAGCCGGGAACAGGCGGGCAAGCTGCTGCGGGTCACCGCGGCGACCGTCCGCCGGATGGAGATGGCCGAGGTCGCGCTCAAGATCCCGTACGTACAGCTGCTGCTGCCCGCCTACGGGCTGGACCCCGAGGAGACCGAGGTCTTCCTGCGGCTGGCGGACGAGGCGAACAAGCCGGGCTGGTGGCAGCGGTTCCACGATGTCCTGCCGGACTGGTTCAGCGGCTATGTCAGCCTGGAGGAGGCGGCCAGGACGATTCGCGCGTACGAGCCGCACTTCGTGCCCGGGCTGCTCCAGACCGAGGAGTACGCGCGCCATGTGCTGACCTCCGGTTCCATCGGCCGTACGGTCGACCGCGACCGGGTGGAGCGCCATGTGGCCCTGCGGCTGGAGCGGCAGTCGCTGCTGGAGCGGCCGGACGCGCCGGCGTTCTGGGCGGTGCTGGACGAGACGGTGCTGCGCAGGGCGGTGGGGTCGACGGCGGTGATGCGGGCGCAGCTGGACCGGCTGCTGGAGGCGATCGAGATGCCGCGGGTGACGCTCCAGATCGCCACGTTCGCCACGGGGCCGCACCCCGGCACGTACAGCCCGTTCGTGCTCTTCCGGTTCGGAATCCCGGAGGTGCGCGACATGGTGTACATCGAGTATCTGACGGGCGCGCTCTATCTCGACGAGGAGAGCGAGGTCCTGGCGCACATGCAGGCGATGGACCGGATGGTGACGCACGCGGAGCCCGCGACGCGGACGAAGGAGCTGCTGACCGGGTTCCGGGCGGAGCTGGACCGCTGA
- a CDS encoding RraA family protein, whose product MSPAHEPAPLDPRVLDKLRRTSTATLATRLFAVGLRQQFLVGLSPLNPDLDGFVGEAFTMRFIPAREDLDTLESLPGEDNLQWLGVESLGPGHALVIDSRGDISAASAGDMLVTRALHRGAAAFITDGAFRDGHVLRTLPLPTYARAITATTRLTSFHVADLQVPIGCAGVAVYPGDVLVGDRDGVIVVPRHLAPRIADEALEQEELEAYLHTRVHAGEALLGGLYPPSDETKEQYRQWKKARA is encoded by the coding sequence ATGTCCCCCGCTCATGAGCCCGCGCCCCTCGACCCCCGGGTCCTGGACAAGCTCCGCCGTACCAGCACGGCCACCCTGGCCACCCGGCTCTTCGCGGTCGGACTGCGCCAGCAGTTCCTCGTCGGGCTCTCCCCGCTCAACCCGGATCTGGACGGATTCGTCGGTGAGGCGTTCACCATGCGCTTCATCCCGGCGCGCGAGGATCTCGACACCCTGGAGAGCCTCCCCGGCGAGGACAACCTCCAGTGGCTGGGCGTGGAGAGCCTCGGCCCGGGACACGCGCTGGTGATCGACAGCCGCGGCGACATCTCCGCCGCCTCGGCCGGCGACATGCTCGTCACCCGTGCCCTGCACCGCGGCGCCGCGGCGTTCATCACCGACGGCGCGTTCCGCGACGGCCATGTCCTGCGGACGCTGCCGCTGCCGACGTACGCGCGCGCCATCACCGCGACCACCCGCCTCACCAGCTTCCACGTCGCCGACCTCCAGGTGCCCATCGGCTGTGCGGGGGTCGCCGTGTACCCGGGTGACGTCCTCGTCGGCGACCGGGACGGTGTGATCGTCGTACCCCGCCATCTCGCGCCCCGGATCGCGGACGAGGCCCTCGAACAGGAGGAGCTGGAGGCGTATCTGCACACCCGGGTCCACGCGGGCGAGGCGCTGCTGGGCGGGCTGTACCCGCCGAGCGACGAGACCAAGGAGCAGTACCGCCAGTGGAAGAAGGCCCGAGCATGA
- a CDS encoding nuclear transport factor 2 family protein, with protein sequence MTNAPEATEAPEATEALAAPPAPAATPAPAPPAYRDLDEPGRRAWMEAAIRTYFDGCNEADTAKTAAGFHPDAVHYFPPGLDGPWTGAATIAAHWRRLTLTIGSAWTIDRLITDPATHQAVIEWTHYKTAPGGFLRGDEWYAFDPDTGLITEIRAYYASRSDGRDHVELEGFDYGARGYQLSCPVDRPHPDAQY encoded by the coding sequence ATGACCAACGCCCCCGAAGCGACCGAAGCACCTGAAGCGACCGAAGCCCTCGCCGCGCCCCCGGCCCCCGCCGCGACCCCGGCCCCCGCCCCGCCCGCGTACCGGGATCTCGACGAGCCGGGACGCCGCGCGTGGATGGAGGCCGCCATCCGTACGTACTTCGACGGCTGCAACGAGGCCGACACGGCGAAGACGGCCGCCGGCTTCCACCCCGACGCCGTCCACTACTTCCCGCCCGGTCTCGACGGGCCCTGGACCGGCGCCGCCACCATCGCCGCGCACTGGCGCCGGCTCACCCTCACCATCGGCTCCGCCTGGACCATCGACCGGCTGATCACCGACCCCGCCACCCACCAGGCCGTGATCGAGTGGACCCACTACAAGACCGCGCCGGGCGGCTTCCTGCGCGGTGACGAGTGGTACGCCTTCGACCCGGACACCGGCCTGATCACCGAGATCCGCGCCTACTACGCGTCCCGCTCCGACGGCCGCGACCACGTCGAACTCGAAGGCTTCGACTACGGCGCCCGCGGCTACCAGCTGTCCTGCCCCGTCGACCGCCCGCACCCCGACGCCCAGTACTGA
- a CDS encoding carbohydrate ABC transporter permease — translation MSAVADEGRRARWTPGRLALLAGAVVLAAVWVAPLAWAVATSLKPEAEATRTPLRWIGSTVTLRAYRQVWEAGDIGRWMFNTAYISVMTTLLTVVCCAMAAYGFARTDFRGRKALYGVVLAGIMVPPQVLIAPLFAEMVSFGLVDTYWGVILPQVAVPAMVFILVKFFDGVPRELEEAAFVDGAGRWRVFWTIVVPLSRPVLAAVAIFTFISTWNNFLWPFLVTTDPNGMTLPVGLVNVQSSYGLRYAQMMASVVIAGLPLLVVFALFQRQIVRGLARTGLAGQ, via the coding sequence ATGAGCGCCGTCGCCGACGAGGGACGCCGGGCCCGCTGGACCCCCGGCCGGCTCGCCCTGCTCGCGGGGGCGGTGGTGCTCGCCGCGGTGTGGGTGGCGCCGCTCGCGTGGGCGGTGGCGACCTCGCTCAAACCGGAGGCGGAGGCGACCCGTACCCCTCTGCGCTGGATCGGCTCGACCGTGACGCTGCGGGCGTACCGGCAGGTGTGGGAGGCCGGTGACATCGGGCGCTGGATGTTCAACACCGCCTATATCTCGGTGATGACGACCCTGCTGACCGTCGTGTGCTGCGCGATGGCCGCGTACGGCTTCGCGCGCACCGACTTCCGGGGCAGGAAGGCGCTGTACGGGGTGGTCCTGGCCGGGATCATGGTGCCGCCCCAGGTGCTGATCGCGCCGCTCTTCGCGGAGATGGTGAGCTTCGGGCTGGTGGACACCTACTGGGGAGTGATCCTGCCGCAGGTCGCGGTGCCCGCGATGGTGTTCATTCTCGTGAAGTTCTTCGACGGGGTGCCGCGCGAGCTGGAGGAGGCCGCGTTCGTGGACGGCGCGGGGCGCTGGCGGGTCTTCTGGACGATCGTGGTGCCGCTGTCGCGCCCGGTGCTCGCCGCCGTCGCGATCTTCACGTTCATCTCGACCTGGAACAACTTCCTCTGGCCGTTCCTCGTGACGACCGACCCCAACGGGATGACCCTGCCCGTGGGGCTCGTCAACGTCCAGTCCTCGTACGGTCTGCGGTACGCGCAGATGATGGCGTCGGTGGTCATCGCGGGGCTGCCGCTGCTGGTCGTCTTCGCCCTCTTCCAGCGGCAGATCGTCCGGGGGTTGGCGCGGACGGGACTGGCCGGTCAGTGA
- a CDS encoding IclR family transcriptional regulator, producing the protein MSEAERADGTGGTGERAAGALDRGLAILTHVAGARGASTPEIARALGLTRSTAYRLVDRLHEQGWLAHDPAAGQWRLGAAAVRLASAAVASTNLRDAAAPALRKLADLTQETVSLGVPNGLTMVFVHRERGTRPAAVTAELGASRPLHSTSLGRAYLAALPQPKLEETLMELVRSPLSPVTAATVSELHTEIERTRERGWSSDLREFDESSCCCGAAVYDHTGLPVACISVAGVAERMEPLVATYGPVVAQVCRELSADLGYLPPAS; encoded by the coding sequence ATGAGCGAGGCGGAGCGGGCGGACGGCACGGGCGGTACGGGCGAGCGGGCGGCCGGGGCGCTGGACCGGGGGCTCGCGATCCTGACCCATGTGGCCGGGGCGCGCGGCGCCTCGACACCGGAGATCGCGCGGGCGCTGGGGCTGACCCGCTCCACCGCGTACCGGCTGGTCGACCGGTTGCACGAGCAGGGCTGGCTGGCCCACGACCCGGCCGCCGGCCAGTGGCGGCTGGGCGCGGCGGCGGTGCGGCTGGCCTCGGCGGCGGTGGCCTCGACGAATCTGCGGGACGCGGCGGCGCCCGCCCTGCGCAAGCTCGCCGATCTCACCCAGGAGACCGTCAGTCTCGGTGTGCCCAACGGCCTCACGATGGTGTTCGTGCACCGCGAGCGCGGCACCCGGCCCGCCGCCGTGACGGCGGAGCTGGGGGCCTCCCGGCCGCTGCACTCCACCTCCCTGGGCCGCGCCTATCTGGCGGCTCTCCCCCAGCCGAAGCTGGAGGAGACGCTGATGGAGCTGGTCCGCTCGCCGCTCTCGCCGGTGACCGCGGCCACCGTCTCCGAGCTGCACACTGAGATCGAGCGGACCCGCGAGCGCGGCTGGTCGTCGGATCTGCGGGAGTTCGACGAGTCCAGCTGCTGCTGTGGAGCCGCCGTGTACGACCACACCGGTCTGCCGGTCGCCTGCATCAGTGTGGCGGGCGTGGCCGAGCGGATGGAGCCGCTCGTCGCGACGTACGGTCCGGTCGTGGCACAGGTGTGCCGGGAGCTGTCGGCGGACCTGGGCTATCTGCCGCCCGCCTCCTGA
- a CDS encoding fumarylacetoacetate hydrolase family protein yields MHLATLVHQSRRRLAGRHGPGPESGPGHAWYLAPPGVTLEDVIAGVAPPPDPDGEPVTDAAPVLPYRPGTLHGIGLNYRDTIAEMGWETPAEPYLFPKLASSVIGPGEAVVFDPELTRRVDWETELAVVIGAEARHVPRARAMDHVFGYTVANDISARDLQDRDGQWLRGKGLDTFCPLGPVVVTADAVPDPHRLRVRTRVNGETVQDGTTADMVFRVPELIAHLSRFFTLRPGDVVLTGTPAGCGDFMRPPRALRDGDVLESEVEGIGRLVNPVRETAAGPEPEPRPGDRAAAARSGSGPAAARRPAVPQEAGGR; encoded by the coding sequence ATGCATCTGGCCACCCTTGTCCACCAGAGCCGTCGCAGGCTCGCCGGCCGGCACGGCCCCGGCCCCGAGTCCGGCCCCGGACACGCCTGGTATCTCGCGCCGCCCGGTGTCACGCTGGAGGACGTCATCGCGGGCGTCGCCCCACCGCCGGATCCGGACGGCGAGCCGGTCACCGACGCCGCCCCCGTCCTGCCGTACCGGCCGGGCACCCTCCACGGAATCGGCCTCAACTACCGTGACACCATCGCGGAGATGGGCTGGGAGACACCGGCCGAGCCCTATCTCTTCCCGAAGCTCGCCTCCAGTGTCATCGGCCCCGGCGAAGCCGTCGTCTTCGACCCGGAGCTGACCCGGCGGGTCGACTGGGAGACGGAACTGGCCGTTGTCATCGGCGCCGAGGCCCGACACGTACCGCGGGCACGGGCGATGGACCATGTCTTCGGCTACACCGTCGCCAACGACATCTCCGCCCGGGACCTCCAGGACCGTGACGGGCAGTGGCTGCGGGGCAAGGGGCTCGACACCTTCTGCCCGCTCGGCCCCGTCGTCGTCACGGCCGACGCGGTCCCGGACCCGCACCGGCTGCGGGTACGGACCCGGGTCAACGGCGAGACCGTCCAGGACGGCACGACCGCCGACATGGTCTTCCGTGTCCCCGAACTCATCGCCCACCTCAGCCGGTTCTTCACACTGCGCCCCGGCGATGTGGTGCTGACCGGGACCCCGGCCGGCTGCGGGGACTTCATGCGGCCCCCGCGCGCCCTGCGCGACGGCGATGTGCTGGAGTCGGAGGTCGAGGGGATCGGACGGCTCGTCAATCCCGTACGGGAGACGGCGGCCGGGCCCGAACCCGAACCCCGCCCCGGTGACCGCGCGGCCGCCGCCCGATCCGGATCCGGCCCGGCAGCGGCGCGGCGCCCGGCGGTCCCTCAGGAGGCGGGCGGCAGATAG
- a CDS encoding carbohydrate ABC transporter permease, producing MTSPSARTAETTGTTKPVGIRRKWTEHGLLFVAPFLITYSLFLLWPLVSGVRMSLRSDNITGSGGEFVGLDNYAEAVRDPDVWSSMGNTVWFTVLSTVPLVVCGLVLALLSHHLRVVEWLWRLAWFAPFLLPSGVVGLLFLWVIYPSDFGFADQVLASVGLRPGIGWLTDERYAMVSIVLATVWWTVGFNFLLYLAALQSIPRYVYEAAELDGASGPRRLWHITLPLLRRTTGVVVVLQVLASLKIFDQVYIMTGGGPDDSTRPILQYVYQAGFTGYRIGYASAVSYLFFALIVIVSLVQLRLSRRRGEESG from the coding sequence GTGACCTCGCCTTCCGCCCGGACCGCTGAAACCACCGGCACCACCAAGCCCGTCGGAATCCGCCGCAAGTGGACCGAGCACGGGCTCCTGTTCGTCGCCCCCTTCCTGATCACCTACTCCCTCTTCCTGCTGTGGCCGCTGGTCTCCGGCGTCAGGATGAGCCTGCGCAGCGACAACATCACCGGATCCGGCGGCGAGTTCGTCGGTCTGGACAACTACGCCGAGGCCGTGCGGGACCCCGATGTGTGGTCCTCGATGGGCAACACCGTCTGGTTCACCGTGCTGTCCACGGTCCCGCTGGTGGTGTGCGGGCTGGTGCTCGCCCTGCTCTCGCACCATCTCCGCGTTGTCGAGTGGCTCTGGCGCCTCGCCTGGTTCGCGCCGTTCCTGCTGCCCTCCGGGGTGGTGGGGCTGCTCTTCCTCTGGGTGATCTACCCGTCGGACTTCGGCTTCGCGGACCAGGTGCTCGCCTCCGTCGGCCTGCGTCCCGGCATCGGCTGGCTCACCGACGAGCGGTACGCGATGGTGTCGATCGTCCTCGCCACCGTGTGGTGGACGGTCGGCTTCAACTTCCTGCTGTATCTCGCGGCGCTCCAGTCCATCCCGCGGTACGTGTACGAGGCGGCGGAGCTGGACGGCGCGAGCGGTCCGCGGCGGCTGTGGCACATCACCCTGCCGCTGCTGCGCCGGACGACCGGGGTGGTGGTCGTGCTCCAGGTCCTGGCGTCGCTCAAGATCTTCGATCAGGTGTACATCATGACGGGCGGCGGTCCCGACGACTCCACCCGGCCGATCCTCCAGTACGTCTACCAGGCGGGTTTCACCGGATACCGCATCGGCTACGCCTCCGCCGTCTCGTATCTCTTCTTCGCCCTGATCGTGATCGTCTCCCTGGTGCAGCTGCGGCTGTCCCGTCGCCGTGGTGAGGAGTCCGGATGA
- a CDS encoding MFS transporter: MTSHVSSPDLSGQHLLSATGKILRRVVPLFAIMMMCNQLNRSNIGYAQSHLEADLGIGAAAYGLGAGLFFVAYTLFEVPSNALMARFGAKIWLSRICVSWGVVSACMLFAQGEWSFYFLRFLLGVAEAGFVPAVLYYLTKWLPNSHRGRANARYAVGALVAFSLSGPLSGPLLALDGTWGLTGWQWMFLTEGLLSVVVGVFAFFWLDSKIEEARWLTDEERRALTEAIAADDAVASAQHGGAPGGLWSVVRAPKVLLLSFIYFSVQMSIYANTFWLPSIVRGIKGTNDMTVGLLSSLPWICAIVAMFTLARIGDRTGRRKPLLIGALLMAAVGSYLAAISSPVVALVMLCVAAMGFKSISPIFWPIVQGTIHPMVIGMAIALINSLANLGGFVAPYGFGLVQEHTGSTAWGLIALAAFSLIAACAVCFLSDAPAATRKDVRTDTDKGTGAGASGPPPSVQGAPSAHGTPSH, encoded by the coding sequence ATGACCTCGCACGTCAGTAGCCCGGACCTGTCCGGGCAACACCTTCTGAGCGCCACCGGGAAAATACTCCGCCGGGTGGTCCCGCTCTTCGCCATCATGATGATGTGCAATCAGCTCAACCGTTCCAATATCGGCTATGCCCAGTCGCATCTGGAGGCCGATCTCGGTATCGGGGCCGCCGCCTACGGGCTGGGTGCCGGGCTGTTCTTCGTCGCCTACACGCTCTTCGAAGTTCCCAGCAATGCGCTGATGGCCCGGTTCGGCGCCAAGATATGGCTCTCCCGTATCTGTGTGAGCTGGGGAGTGGTCTCCGCCTGCATGCTCTTCGCGCAGGGGGAGTGGAGCTTCTATTTCCTCCGGTTCCTGCTCGGAGTGGCCGAGGCGGGATTCGTGCCGGCCGTTCTCTACTACCTCACCAAATGGCTGCCGAACTCGCACCGGGGCCGGGCCAACGCCCGTTACGCGGTGGGCGCGCTGGTCGCCTTCTCCCTCTCCGGGCCCCTCTCCGGTCCCCTGCTCGCGCTGGACGGGACATGGGGACTGACCGGCTGGCAGTGGATGTTCCTGACGGAGGGTCTGCTCTCCGTCGTGGTCGGGGTTTTCGCCTTCTTCTGGCTCGACTCGAAGATAGAGGAGGCCCGTTGGCTGACCGACGAGGAACGGCGGGCGCTGACGGAGGCCATCGCGGCCGACGACGCGGTCGCCTCGGCCCAGCACGGCGGCGCGCCCGGCGGTCTGTGGTCGGTGGTGCGCGCCCCGAAGGTGCTGCTGCTCTCCTTCATCTACTTCTCGGTCCAGATGTCCATCTACGCGAACACCTTCTGGCTGCCCTCCATCGTCCGCGGTATCAAGGGCACCAATGACATGACGGTCGGGCTGCTCTCCTCCCTGCCGTGGATCTGCGCCATTGTCGCGATGTTCACGCTCGCCCGGATCGGGGACCGCACCGGCCGCCGCAAACCGCTGCTCATCGGCGCGCTGCTGATGGCCGCGGTCGGCTCGTATCTCGCGGCGATCTCCTCGCCCGTGGTCGCTCTCGTGATGCTCTGTGTTGCCGCCATGGGATTCAAGAGCATCAGCCCGATCTTCTGGCCCATTGTGCAGGGGACGATCCATCCGATGGTCATCGGAATGGCCATCGCGCTCATCAACTCCCTGGCGAATCTGGGCGGATTCGTGGCGCCGTACGGATTCGGCCTGGTGCAGGAGCACACCGGCAGTACGGCCTGGGGGCTGATAGCGCTGGCCGCTTTCTCGCTCATCGCCGCGTGCGCGGTGTGTTTCCTCTCCGACGCCCCGGCGGCGACACGGAAAGACGTGCGTACGGATACGGACAAGGGGACGGGGGCGGGTGCCTCGGGACCCCCGCCCTCCGTGCAGGGCGCTCCCTCAGCACATGGCACTCCGTCCCACTGA
- a CDS encoding L-talarate/galactarate dehydratase, with protein MTSAIRPDRSKPFASAPGEASLDRISAVRVSLVRLPLHAPISDAKVLTGRQKPLTEIAFLFARITTEGGHEGIGFGYSKRAGGPGLYAHAREIAPELIGEDPSDTGRLWTKLVWAGASMGRSGLTTQAVAAFDIALWDLKARRAGLPLAKLLGAHRDSVRCYNTSGGYLSMPIEQVRENTSLSLSRGIGGIKIKVGQPDTKEDLRRVQAVREHIGDDVPLMVDANQQWDRTTAARMGRTLEGFDLTWIEEPLDAYDAEGHAALAASLDTPVATGEMLTSVAEHTGLIMTDAADFIQPDAPRVGGITPFLQIMALADHKGLAMAPHFAMEIHLHLAAAYPRATWVEHFEWLEPMFNERLELRDGHMTVPSRPGLGLSLSDQAAAWTSDEITVTG; from the coding sequence ATGACCTCCGCCATCCGCCCGGACCGGTCCAAGCCCTTCGCGAGCGCCCCCGGGGAAGCCTCCCTCGACCGTATCTCCGCCGTGCGCGTCTCGCTCGTACGGCTGCCCCTGCACGCCCCCATCAGCGACGCCAAGGTACTGACGGGCCGTCAGAAGCCGCTCACCGAGATCGCGTTCCTCTTCGCCCGCATCACCACCGAGGGCGGCCACGAGGGGATCGGCTTCGGCTACTCCAAGCGCGCCGGCGGACCCGGCCTCTACGCCCACGCCCGGGAGATCGCGCCCGAACTCATCGGCGAGGACCCCAGCGACACCGGACGCCTGTGGACCAAGCTCGTCTGGGCCGGCGCCTCCATGGGCCGCAGCGGTCTCACCACCCAGGCCGTCGCCGCCTTCGACATCGCGCTCTGGGACCTCAAGGCCCGGCGCGCCGGACTGCCGCTCGCCAAACTGCTGGGCGCCCACCGTGACTCCGTACGCTGCTACAACACGTCCGGCGGCTATCTGTCGATGCCCATCGAGCAGGTACGGGAGAACACCAGCCTCTCCCTGTCGCGCGGTATCGGCGGCATCAAGATCAAGGTCGGCCAGCCGGACACCAAGGAGGACCTGCGCCGCGTCCAGGCCGTCCGTGAGCACATCGGCGACGACGTCCCCCTGATGGTCGACGCCAACCAGCAGTGGGACCGCACCACCGCCGCCCGGATGGGCCGCACACTGGAGGGCTTCGACCTCACCTGGATCGAGGAACCCCTCGACGCGTACGACGCCGAGGGCCACGCCGCCCTCGCCGCCTCGCTCGACACCCCCGTCGCCACCGGCGAGATGCTCACCAGCGTCGCCGAACACACCGGCCTGATCATGACCGACGCCGCCGACTTCATCCAGCCCGACGCCCCCCGCGTCGGCGGCATCACCCCGTTCCTCCAGATCATGGCCCTCGCCGACCACAAGGGCCTGGCCATGGCCCCGCACTTCGCCATGGAGATCCACCTCCACCTCGCCGCCGCCTACCCCCGCGCCACCTGGGTCGAGCACTTCGAGTGGCTGGAGCCGATGTTCAACGAACGCCTCGAACTCCGCGACGGCCACATGACCGTCCCCAGCCGCCCCGGCCTCGGCCTCTCCCTCAGCGACCAGGCCGCCGCCTGGACCTCGGACGAGATCACGGTCACGGGCTGA
- a CDS encoding extracellular solute-binding protein, protein MGAVLATGALTTATATTAGCAAPSGATAGKTRLRYWHLFGGGDGVTMTGMVDAFATAHPDIGLEATQLAWGSPYYTKLGMAGAGGRAPEVAVLHLTRLAGFAPGRLLDPFDLDLLAGHGITPDRFPPDIWRRGQVDGEQYAIPLDTHPMVLYYNLDICAKAGLLGADGQLGPLRGTAEFLAALRTARRHTGVPALTTETIGPDAATPWRLFATFYSQTGGEVLSEDGKRLALDDTKALKVLDFMARLAEEGLMVRRTDYPGSIGVFNDGRTAFHLNGEWEVTTFKTSGLPFSMTRVPALFGRATVQADCHSFVLPHQQGRSGASNEAAHAFTAWMLKHSADWAEGGHVPAYLPTLADPDYLRLTPQSAYRSVINDVVLDRPAWFAGSASLLWIELGAVFSGVLTGSRTPRDALREAKARLRQLLDTPDPLGGTGGSA, encoded by the coding sequence ATGGGCGCGGTGCTCGCCACCGGCGCCCTCACCACCGCCACCGCCACCACCGCGGGCTGCGCCGCGCCCTCGGGCGCCACCGCCGGGAAGACCCGGCTGCGCTACTGGCATCTCTTCGGCGGCGGCGACGGTGTGACGATGACGGGCATGGTCGACGCCTTCGCCACCGCGCACCCGGACATCGGGCTGGAGGCGACCCAGCTGGCGTGGGGCAGTCCGTACTACACGAAACTCGGCATGGCGGGGGCCGGCGGACGGGCGCCCGAGGTCGCCGTACTCCATCTGACCCGGCTCGCGGGCTTCGCGCCCGGCCGGCTGCTCGACCCGTTCGACCTGGACCTGCTGGCCGGGCACGGCATCACCCCCGACCGGTTCCCGCCGGACATCTGGCGGCGCGGTCAGGTCGACGGCGAGCAGTACGCGATCCCCCTCGACACCCATCCGATGGTGCTCTACTACAACCTCGACATCTGCGCGAAGGCCGGCCTGCTCGGCGCCGACGGACAGCTCGGACCCCTGCGCGGCACGGCCGAGTTCCTCGCCGCGCTGCGGACGGCCCGCCGGCACACCGGCGTACCGGCGCTCACCACCGAGACCATCGGCCCGGACGCCGCCACGCCCTGGCGGCTCTTCGCCACCTTCTACTCGCAGACGGGCGGCGAGGTTCTCTCCGAGGACGGGAAGCGCCTCGCCCTCGACGACACCAAGGCCCTCAAGGTTCTCGACTTCATGGCGCGGCTCGCCGAGGAGGGCCTGATGGTGCGCCGTACCGACTACCCGGGCTCCATCGGGGTGTTCAACGACGGCAGGACCGCCTTCCACCTCAACGGCGAGTGGGAGGTGACCACGTTCAAGACCTCCGGGCTGCCGTTCTCCATGACCCGGGTGCCCGCGCTCTTCGGGCGCGCCACCGTCCAGGCCGACTGCCACTCCTTCGTCCTGCCCCACCAGCAGGGCCGCTCGGGCGCGTCGAACGAGGCGGCGCACGCGTTCACCGCCTGGATGCTGAAGCACTCGGCGGACTGGGCGGAGGGCGGTCACGTACCCGCGTATCTGCCCACCCTCGCCGACCCGGACTATCTGCGGCTCACCCCGCAGTCCGCGTACCGCTCCGTCATCAACGACGTCGTCCTCGACCGGCCGGCCTGGTTCGCGGGCTCGGCCTCCCTCCTGTGGATCGAGCTGGGGGCCGTGTTCTCCGGGGTGCTGACCGGCTCCCGTACGCCCCGGGACGCGCTGCGCGAGGCCAAGGCGCGGCTGCGGCAGCTGCTGGACACACCGGACCCGCTCGGCGGTACGGGAGGCTCCGCGTGA